The Gammaproteobacteria bacterium genome includes a window with the following:
- a CDS encoding cation acetate symporter has protein sequence MAQKMAGSTFIENLPKIYGLYTGGFLVFVLLMAILEQMGVGADTIGILFVAFTIVIYAGIGFLSRTMAVDAYYVAGRQVPAVFNGMATAADWMSGASFVAMAGGIYFGGHGYLAFVVGWTGGYILVASLMAPYLRKFGCYTVPDFIGTRYGGNLPRFLGVVVLAVASFTYVTAQINATGTIAARALQIPFEVGVWFGLLGILLCSMLGGMRAVTWTQVAQYIVLIIAYLVPVFWMSNKQGFGLIPQFVYGDAVARITELEALHGLGTLDAVAGAKGGLKALSVPFATAGDSAMASWKFVTLVACMMLGTASLPHILMRYFTTPSVRAARQSVAWSLMFIFLLYFTAPALATFTKLQILDPELATGIIGKSIADVQALEWIQKWSNVGFAQIIDANSDGILQLNEFFMRGDIVVLATPEIAGLPYVISGLVAAGGMAAAMSTADGLLLAIANALSHDLYYKIIDPEAETRKRLLVARGLLLAIGAAGAFVASLKLTSILGAVAWAFDFACSGLFFPIVLGIWWKRANRQGAIAGMAGGFLAGTWYLYQVRFGGMDPWIGIDHLRFGIIGMPVSLILMIVVSLMTPEPDAETQAMVDEIRVPSGETVLGSSH, from the coding sequence ATGGCTCAGAAAATGGCTGGCAGCACTTTTATAGAAAATCTGCCGAAAATATATGGCCTGTATACCGGGGGTTTCCTGGTATTCGTGCTTCTCATGGCAATCCTGGAACAGATGGGCGTCGGTGCTGATACCATCGGTATCCTCTTTGTTGCCTTTACCATCGTGATCTATGCCGGTATCGGCTTCCTGTCGAGGACCATGGCGGTTGACGCCTATTATGTGGCCGGGCGACAGGTTCCCGCAGTATTCAACGGTATGGCGACGGCCGCAGACTGGATGTCAGGTGCCTCGTTCGTGGCGATGGCTGGTGGCATCTACTTCGGTGGACACGGTTATCTCGCTTTCGTTGTCGGCTGGACCGGGGGTTACATCCTGGTTGCGTCGCTGATGGCTCCCTACCTGCGCAAGTTTGGCTGCTATACCGTGCCGGACTTTATCGGTACCCGCTACGGCGGTAACCTGCCGCGCTTCCTGGGTGTTGTCGTACTGGCGGTGGCGTCGTTTACCTACGTAACCGCGCAGATAAACGCAACCGGTACGATCGCTGCGCGAGCGCTGCAGATTCCATTTGAAGTCGGCGTGTGGTTTGGCCTGCTGGGTATCCTGCTGTGCTCGATGCTGGGTGGTATGCGTGCGGTTACCTGGACCCAGGTGGCCCAGTACATCGTGCTGATTATCGCTTACCTGGTACCGGTATTCTGGATGTCGAACAAGCAGGGTTTCGGACTGATCCCGCAATTCGTTTACGGTGATGCGGTAGCCCGTATTACCGAGCTCGAAGCCTTGCATGGTCTCGGAACCCTGGACGCCGTTGCCGGCGCCAAGGGTGGGCTCAAAGCGCTGTCGGTTCCGTTTGCCACTGCCGGTGATTCCGCTATGGCAAGCTGGAAATTCGTCACGCTAGTGGCCTGTATGATGCTGGGTACCGCATCGCTACCGCATATCCTGATGCGCTACTTTACCACGCCGTCGGTACGTGCTGCGCGCCAGTCGGTGGCATGGTCGCTGATGTTCATCTTCCTGCTGTACTTCACCGCACCCGCACTTGCGACTTTCACCAAGCTGCAGATTCTCGATCCTGAACTTGCCACCGGTATTATCGGCAAGTCTATCGCCGATGTGCAGGCACTCGAGTGGATCCAGAAATGGAGTAACGTGGGTTTTGCGCAAATCATCGATGCCAATAGCGACGGCATACTGCAACTCAACGAGTTCTTTATGCGTGGCGATATCGTGGTGCTGGCGACGCCAGAAATCGCCGGTCTGCCTTATGTCATCTCCGGCCTTGTGGCCGCTGGTGGTATGGCCGCCGCGATGTCAACCGCAGATGGCCTGCTGCTCGCAATCGCAAATGCCCTGTCGCACGATCTTTACTACAAGATCATCGACCCCGAAGCCGAAACCCGTAAGCGTCTGCTGGTGGCACGCGGACTGTTACTCGCTATCGGTGCCGCGGGTGCATTCGTTGCGAGTCTCAAGCTAACCAGTATTCTGGGGGCGGTAGCCTGGGCATTTGACTTCGCCTGCTCGGGTCTATTCTTCCCGATCGTACTGGGTATCTGGTGGAAACGAGCGAACCGCCAGGGTGCAATCGCGGGTATGGCTGGTGGCTTCCTCGCTGGTACCTGGTATCTGTACCAGGTGCGTTTCGGCGGCATGGATCCATGGATTGGTATCGACCACCTGCGTTTTGGAATTATCGGAATGCCCGTCAGCCTGATACTGATGATCGTGGTATCGCTGATGACCCCGGAACCGGATGCCGAAACCCAGGCGATGGTAGACGAAATTCGAGTACCGTCAGGAGAAACTGTACTCGGTTCTTCACACTAA
- a CDS encoding integration host factor subunit alpha produces MSLTKADMAEMLFEELGLNKREAKEIVEQFFEEVKVALETGHQVKLSGFGNFLTRSKAERPGRNPKTGEEIPISARKVVTFRPGQKLKIRVEAYAGSEQQ; encoded by the coding sequence ATGTCATTGACCAAGGCTGATATGGCCGAAATGCTATTTGAAGAACTTGGTCTCAATAAGAGAGAAGCTAAGGAAATAGTCGAGCAATTTTTCGAAGAAGTAAAAGTAGCCCTTGAAACCGGCCACCAGGTCAAGTTGTCTGGCTTTGGAAATTTTTTAACCCGGTCAAAGGCTGAAAGGCCCGGACGCAATCCGAAGACTGGCGAAGAAATTCCCATCTCTGCCAGGAAAGTGGTTACTTTTCGGCCCGGGCAAAAATTAAAAATAAGGGTAGAAGCGTATGCTGGAAGCGAGCAACAATAA
- the pheS gene encoding phenylalanine--tRNA ligase subunit alpha, with translation MSLDLKALLEQASRSISQSDDMAAIDAVRVAYLGKKGELTAQLKNLGQLPAADRPAAGQAINEVKLQIQELLESRKAALSNAEIASRLQIETIDISLPGRRNSTGGLHPVTSTMNRIDKMFGKLGFDIAEGPEVEDDFHNFEALNIHAHHPARAMHDTFYFDNGMLLRTHTSPVQIRVMQNQEPPYRVIAPGRVYRCDSDLTHTPMFHQVEGLLVDENVSFADLKGTLEEFLKLFFEQDDLKTRFRPSYFPFTEPSMEVDISCVMCSGSGCRVCGHTGWLEILGCGMVHPEVFRHTGVDSEKYTGYAFGLGVERMAMLRYGVNDLRLFFDNDLRFLQQFA, from the coding sequence ATGTCTCTAGATCTTAAAGCCCTGCTGGAGCAGGCTTCTCGCTCGATCAGCCAGTCTGACGACATGGCCGCGATCGATGCCGTGCGGGTCGCCTACCTGGGCAAGAAAGGCGAATTGACGGCGCAGTTGAAGAATCTCGGTCAGTTACCCGCCGCGGACAGGCCCGCCGCGGGCCAGGCGATAAACGAGGTCAAGCTCCAGATCCAGGAATTGCTGGAATCGCGCAAGGCGGCGTTGAGTAATGCCGAAATAGCGTCGCGTCTGCAAATTGAAACAATTGATATTTCATTGCCGGGTAGAAGAAACAGTACCGGTGGGTTGCACCCGGTCACGTCGACGATGAATCGTATCGACAAAATGTTTGGCAAGCTCGGTTTCGATATTGCCGAGGGCCCCGAAGTTGAAGACGACTTTCACAACTTCGAGGCGCTCAATATACATGCGCATCATCCCGCGCGGGCGATGCACGATACCTTTTATTTCGACAATGGTATGTTGCTGCGCACGCATACCTCGCCGGTACAAATTCGGGTTATGCAAAATCAGGAGCCACCTTACCGGGTCATCGCGCCGGGCCGGGTGTATCGTTGCGACTCGGACTTAACGCACACCCCGATGTTTCACCAGGTCGAAGGCCTGCTAGTCGACGAAAACGTATCTTTCGCCGATCTGAAAGGAACCCTGGAGGAATTTCTCAAGCTTTTCTTCGAGCAGGATGACCTGAAGACCCGCTTCAGACCGTCTTACTTTCCTTTCACCGAGCCTTCGATGGAAGTCGATATCAGTTGCGTTATGTGTTCCGGTAGCGGTTGCCGGGTTTGCGGCCATACCGGCTGGCTGGAAATATTGGGTTGTGGCATGGTGCATCCCGAAGTGTTCCGTCATACCGGAGTCGATAGCGAAAAATATACGGGCTACGCTTTCGGTTTGGGAGTAGAGCGCATGGCCATGCTGCGTTACGGGGTCAATGACTTGCGCTTGTTCTTCGATAATGATCTGCGATTCCTGCAGCAATTCGCGTAG
- a CDS encoding MerR family transcriptional regulator, with amino-acid sequence MLEASNNNELPVIPGKRYFTIGEVAELCDVKPHVLRYWEQEFPQLKPVKRRGNRRYYQRHDVLLIRQIRGLLYDEGFTIGGARQRLEGEGAKDDVSQSQQIIRQTLIELEELLTLLKR; translated from the coding sequence ATGCTGGAAGCGAGCAACAATAACGAATTACCGGTAATACCAGGTAAGCGTTACTTCACCATTGGTGAAGTTGCTGAGCTTTGCGACGTCAAACCCCATGTATTACGCTACTGGGAGCAGGAATTCCCCCAGCTAAAGCCGGTTAAACGCCGCGGCAACCGGAGATACTACCAACGTCACGATGTATTGCTGATACGCCAGATACGCGGTCTGCTATACGACGAGGGCTTTACCATTGGCGGTGCCCGCCAGCGCCTCGAAGGCGAGGGTGCAAAAGACGATGTCAGTCAAAGCCAGCAAATCATCCGCCAGACCCTGATCGAACTCGAAGAACTTCTGACCTTGCTAAAACGCTAA
- the rpmI gene encoding 50S ribosomal protein L35: MPKMKSVSGAAKRFKRNAAGGYKRKQSHLRHILTKKSSKRKRQLGEKLDVHANDVQLVRRMLPYS; the protein is encoded by the coding sequence ATGCCAAAGATGAAATCAGTCAGTGGCGCTGCCAAGCGTTTCAAGCGAAATGCGGCAGGCGGCTACAAGCGCAAGCAATCGCACTTGCGTCATATCCTCACCAAGAAATCGAGCAAGCGTAAACGCCAACTGGGCGAGAAGCTTGATGTCCATGCAAATGACGTGCAGTTAGTGCGTCGCATGCTGCCATATTCGTAG
- the thrS gene encoding threonine--tRNA ligase translates to MPQITLPDGSQRDFDQSVSVMDIANDIGPGLARVTLAGKVDGELVDAAFMIEKDASVAIVTNRDAEALELLRHDAAHVMAQAVQELFPGTQVTIGPAIEDGFYYDFARQEPFTPDDLVEIEKRMHEIVKRDLPIEREVMDRETAKQTFADLEEDYKVEIIEEIIPEGEEVSIYRQGEWFDVCRGPHLPSTGKLGDGFKVMKVAGAYWRGDSRNEMLQRIYGTAWPDKKQLKAYLHRLEEAEKRDHRKLGRQLELFHLHEEAPGSVFWHPRGWTLFNLLINYMRKRQEEAGYIEVNTPDVMDRSLWETSGHWENYREHMFSTQTEDERVFALKPMNCPGSVLMFAQGLKSYRDLPLRMAEFGKVHRYEPSGALHGLLRVRHFTQDDAHIYCTEEQMEQECIDVIALVLDIYKDFGFEDVVIKFSDRPENRIGSDEVWDKLESALTNALDSMQLEYQVFPGEGAFYGPKLEFVLRDAIGRDWQCGTLQVDMNLPERFDISYVAEDGNRHRPVMLHRALFGSLERFFGILVEHYEGKFPAWLAPVQAVVMNITDKQAPYAEKVEKMLKNQGIRAISDLRNEKVGFKIREHTLQRIPYLLVVGDREVDEERVAVRGLGGEDLGSLAIDNFVELVRQ, encoded by the coding sequence ATGCCCCAGATAACGCTTCCGGACGGTTCCCAACGCGATTTTGATCAATCGGTATCGGTAATGGATATTGCCAACGATATCGGTCCCGGACTCGCGCGCGTAACGCTTGCGGGCAAGGTCGACGGCGAACTGGTCGATGCGGCCTTCATGATCGAGAAGGATGCCAGTGTCGCGATTGTTACGAACCGCGATGCCGAGGCACTCGAATTACTGCGTCACGATGCTGCTCATGTAATGGCCCAGGCCGTACAGGAACTTTTTCCGGGCACCCAGGTGACGATCGGTCCTGCGATCGAAGACGGGTTTTATTACGATTTTGCACGGCAGGAACCCTTTACGCCCGACGACCTGGTCGAGATCGAAAAGCGCATGCACGAAATTGTCAAACGCGACCTGCCGATCGAGCGTGAAGTTATGGATCGTGAAACCGCCAAGCAGACCTTCGCTGACCTTGAGGAAGACTATAAGGTTGAAATTATCGAAGAAATCATTCCCGAAGGTGAAGAGGTTTCGATTTACCGCCAGGGTGAATGGTTCGACGTTTGCCGGGGGCCGCACCTGCCTTCGACCGGCAAACTCGGTGATGGTTTCAAGGTGATGAAGGTTGCCGGTGCCTACTGGCGCGGCGATTCGAGAAACGAAATGCTGCAGCGGATCTACGGCACCGCCTGGCCCGACAAGAAGCAGCTCAAGGCTTACCTGCACCGACTCGAGGAAGCCGAGAAGCGTGATCATCGCAAACTGGGACGCCAGCTCGAGCTGTTCCACCTGCATGAAGAAGCCCCCGGTTCGGTGTTCTGGCACCCCAGGGGCTGGACGCTGTTCAATCTGCTGATTAACTATATGCGCAAGCGCCAGGAAGAGGCCGGCTACATCGAAGTCAACACGCCGGACGTGATGGATCGCAGCCTGTGGGAAACTTCGGGGCACTGGGAAAATTACCGCGAGCATATGTTTTCGACGCAAACCGAGGATGAGCGGGTATTTGCGTTAAAACCGATGAATTGCCCGGGATCCGTATTGATGTTCGCACAGGGTTTGAAAAGCTACCGTGACTTGCCATTACGCATGGCTGAATTTGGCAAGGTGCACCGCTACGAGCCGTCCGGTGCCTTGCATGGTTTATTGCGGGTACGCCACTTCACCCAGGATGACGCACATATTTATTGCACTGAAGAACAGATGGAGCAGGAATGTATCGATGTCATTGCGCTGGTGCTCGATATCTACAAGGATTTCGGTTTCGAAGATGTCGTGATCAAGTTTTCAGATCGGCCCGAAAACCGGATCGGCTCGGATGAAGTCTGGGACAAGCTGGAGAGTGCGCTGACCAATGCCCTGGACAGTATGCAGCTCGAGTACCAGGTGTTTCCGGGCGAGGGCGCTTTTTACGGTCCCAAGCTCGAATTTGTGCTGCGTGATGCGATCGGGCGCGACTGGCAATGTGGCACCTTGCAGGTCGATATGAACCTGCCTGAACGCTTTGATATTTCTTACGTTGCCGAGGATGGTAATCGACATCGGCCGGTTATGTTACACCGCGCTTTGTTCGGTTCGCTGGAGCGATTTTTCGGAATTCTGGTTGAACATTACGAGGGTAAATTCCCCGCCTGGCTGGCGCCGGTTCAGGCCGTGGTGATGAATATTACCGACAAACAGGCACCTTATGCCGAAAAAGTTGAAAAAATGCTTAAAAATCAGGGAATCAGGGCCATTTCCGACTTGAGAAACGAAAAAGTCGGGTTTAAAATTCGCGAGCACACTTTGCAGCGTATTCCGTACCTGCTCGTGGTCGGTGATCGCGAGGTGGATGAAGAGCGCGTTGCGGTGCGTGGCCTGGGTGGTGAAGACCTGGGTTCATTAGCCATCGACAATTTTGTCGAACTGGTACGACAGTAA
- the infC gene encoding translation initiation factor IF-3 gives MADNKQSRLNEEITAPEIRLIGEDGEQKGIVSLEEAQQMALDASVDLVELVPDAEPPVCRLMDYGKFRFQQKKKLHDQRKKQRQVHIKEIKFRPGTEEGDYQVKLRKLTEFIEIGDRVKVTVRFRGREMAHMELGTQLLQRVEEDTKEFTTVDQYPQSEGRQMTMLLVPKKR, from the coding sequence ATCGCAGACAACAAACAGAGCCGTTTAAACGAAGAGATAACCGCGCCGGAAATTCGGCTTATTGGTGAAGACGGCGAACAAAAGGGTATAGTTTCTTTGGAAGAGGCTCAGCAGATGGCGTTAGACGCCAGTGTAGATCTCGTAGAGCTGGTACCGGATGCCGAACCGCCGGTTTGTCGATTGATGGATTATGGCAAGTTCAGGTTCCAGCAAAAGAAAAAATTGCATGATCAGCGCAAAAAGCAGCGCCAGGTGCACATCAAGGAAATTAAGTTTCGACCCGGTACCGAAGAAGGTGATTACCAGGTCAAGCTGAGAAAACTGACCGAGTTTATTGAAATCGGTGATCGGGTCAAAGTGACAGTTCGTTTCCGCGGTCGGGAAATGGCGCACATGGAACTCGGCACTCAACTACTCCAGCGAGTAGAAGAGGACACCAAAGAATTTACGACTGTGGATCAATATCCGCAGTCGGAAGGACGCCAGATGACGATGTTGCTGGTGCCGAAAAAACGCTAG
- a CDS encoding DUF4212 domain-containing protein, with protein MDTSKRVEHWRRTKSLMIVTLTIWFIFSFVVHWFASSLNAVTFFGWPLGFYMAAQGSEVVFVITLFWFVKAQDRIDRDCGLAEED; from the coding sequence ATGGATACATCGAAACGAGTTGAGCATTGGCGCAGAACAAAGTCGCTGATGATCGTTACGCTCACTATCTGGTTTATCTTCTCTTTTGTCGTTCACTGGTTCGCTTCAAGCCTCAACGCGGTAACATTTTTTGGATGGCCTTTGGGCTTCTACATGGCCGCCCAGGGTTCTGAAGTCGTATTCGTGATCACGTTGTTCTGGTTCGTCAAGGCCCAGGATAGAATCGACCGCGACTGCGGCTTAGCAGAGGAGGATTAG
- a CDS encoding helix-turn-helix transcriptional regulator, giving the protein MDRRRSSHIVSEIYEATIDASHWDYVVAMVTKLTRSNAACLYYINKEMEVASSIAQYGLPEDQRISFGDQCDSLDGMFAKSGTGSSEDLRCIQFHPGSKGVMPIDSALYQSWMKPNGIYYVGGAQVVDTKTHKAGIVILRKKSVGEWSDGDMRVIDEILPHMSRALKIHSEFTHLRLRQDALLKGLDRLVIGLILYDRNGQPVYINPTAKAIIETHPALELQEGNLFLINPEDEKNLRKTIIDTAAIDPDDSWKQSVAIGITHPDVEAPLPILVTPMHAQLITSDLDYEGAKVAVFLSDPNLQQPISVDNLVSVYNLTPSEAQVAISLANGHSIDQIANQSHHSAHTIRSQLKSVFRKTGVSRQSELIKLLLTGPFAQRRRSATT; this is encoded by the coding sequence ATGGATCGCAGGCGTTCATCCCATATCGTATCCGAGATTTACGAAGCAACCATTGACGCATCGCACTGGGATTACGTGGTGGCCATGGTCACGAAATTGACGCGCTCAAACGCCGCTTGCCTGTATTACATTAACAAAGAAATGGAAGTTGCAAGCAGTATCGCACAGTACGGGCTGCCCGAGGATCAACGCATCAGTTTTGGCGATCAATGCGATTCGTTGGATGGTATGTTTGCGAAGAGTGGAACCGGTTCTTCGGAAGACCTGAGGTGCATTCAGTTTCATCCGGGCAGCAAAGGCGTTATGCCAATCGATTCCGCACTTTACCAATCCTGGATGAAACCCAACGGCATTTATTATGTGGGTGGTGCCCAGGTTGTCGATACCAAGACCCACAAGGCCGGAATCGTGATACTGCGTAAAAAAAGCGTTGGGGAATGGAGCGATGGTGACATGCGGGTAATCGATGAAATACTGCCGCACATGAGCCGCGCCCTGAAGATACACTCCGAATTCACGCATTTACGGCTCAGACAAGATGCCTTGCTGAAAGGTCTCGACCGACTGGTTATCGGTCTCATCCTTTACGACCGTAACGGTCAACCCGTGTATATCAATCCGACAGCAAAAGCGATTATTGAAACGCACCCGGCACTGGAGTTACAGGAAGGGAATTTATTTCTGATCAACCCGGAAGATGAAAAAAATCTGCGCAAGACGATTATCGATACCGCAGCGATCGATCCCGATGATTCGTGGAAACAAAGCGTTGCCATCGGCATTACTCACCCGGACGTCGAGGCTCCCCTGCCAATCCTGGTTACACCGATGCACGCGCAGCTGATTACTTCGGATCTCGATTACGAGGGGGCAAAGGTTGCAGTGTTTTTAAGTGACCCTAACCTGCAGCAACCAATATCGGTCGACAACCTGGTGAGCGTATATAACCTGACACCATCGGAAGCCCAGGTTGCAATCAGTCTCGCTAACGGTCACAGCATCGATCAGATCGCCAATCAGTCCCACCACAGTGCGCATACGATCCGATCCCAGTTGAAATCAGTGTTTCGCAAAACCGGCGTATCGCGCCAAAGCGAACTGATCAAGCTGTTACTGACCGGCCCGTTTGCGCAGAGAAGGCGCTCGGCCACGACCTGA
- the pheT gene encoding phenylalanine--tRNA ligase subunit beta, which produces MRLSENWLREWVSPPIDSDALVAQLTMAGLEVESIASAAPELDNVVVAEVIALEQHPDADKLSVCKVSDGSDTWQVVCGASNVRVDLKVALARVGAVLPGIKIKKARLRGVESQGMICSAAELQLEESSEGIMELPDDATPGAPIVEYLSLDDNIIDIDLTPNRGDCLSIAGIAREVSALNKMPLNAPNIEMVAAEIDDSFSVELEAPEHCPRYVGRVIRDINPQAQTPLWMQEKLRRCGHRPISPVVDVTNYVMTELGQPMHGFDFDKLKGGIKVRLAQVGEKVALLDQSEVECRDDTLLIADHHQGVALAGIMGGLDSSVQSDTRNIFLEAAHFTLIKLAGKARSFGMHTDASHHFERGVDAQLPLQAMERATGLLLDIVGGKAGPVIDAVAEAHLPGTPKVELRYERVNRLLGIEVDRDEISDMLLRLNMQVKETNLGWEVIPPSYRFDIEIEADLIEEIGRLIGYNNIPGSRDAVLSEMDSFTERKVDVNRIREVLADQGYYEAITYSFVSSELQDVLDPGQQTLPLSNPISADMSVMRTRLLPGLIQALQHNLNRQQTRVRVFETGLCFIPTKDGLEQTPHIAAVITGGRQAEGIYARGEDVDFYDIKGDLESILNLSAQNELTYIRSNNPILHPGQAADLIIRGDPGGFVGSLHPEVLKKLDISQSVFVFEIKLSAILTAKLPNFVEMSRFPSIRRDISITVDKNLPVCDLIDSIYAIKNEILQEVFVFDVYTGKEVRNNRKSVALGLILQDFSRTLLDEDVDKFVAKVLAQLKERFNAELRES; this is translated from the coding sequence ATGAGGCTAAGCGAAAACTGGTTACGCGAATGGGTTAGTCCACCGATCGATAGTGACGCCCTGGTTGCGCAATTGACCATGGCGGGGCTCGAAGTAGAAAGTATTGCTTCAGCTGCGCCGGAACTCGACAATGTTGTCGTGGCTGAAGTTATTGCGCTCGAACAACATCCCGATGCCGATAAGCTCAGCGTATGCAAGGTTAGCGATGGCAGCGATACCTGGCAGGTTGTTTGTGGTGCCAGCAACGTCCGTGTCGATTTAAAAGTGGCGCTGGCGCGGGTGGGCGCGGTATTGCCGGGAATCAAAATTAAAAAGGCCAGGCTGCGTGGGGTCGAATCGCAGGGCATGATTTGTTCAGCTGCGGAATTACAACTCGAGGAATCATCCGAAGGTATTATGGAATTACCCGATGATGCAACACCGGGTGCCCCGATCGTCGAATACCTTTCCCTCGATGACAATATTATCGATATCGATTTGACCCCGAATCGAGGCGATTGTCTGAGTATTGCCGGGATTGCGCGAGAAGTATCCGCACTCAATAAAATGCCATTGAATGCACCGAATATAGAAATGGTAGCCGCTGAAATCGATGACAGCTTTTCGGTTGAACTGGAAGCCCCGGAACACTGCCCGCGTTATGTTGGTCGTGTGATTCGAGACATCAATCCGCAGGCGCAAACTCCGCTGTGGATGCAGGAAAAACTGCGTCGCTGCGGGCATCGTCCGATCAGCCCAGTAGTCGATGTTACCAACTACGTCATGACGGAACTCGGGCAGCCGATGCACGGTTTCGATTTCGATAAGCTCAAGGGCGGGATCAAGGTGCGCCTGGCCCAGGTGGGGGAAAAAGTCGCCTTGCTTGATCAAAGCGAAGTTGAATGCCGCGACGATACGTTGCTGATTGCGGATCATCACCAGGGGGTAGCGCTGGCAGGTATTATGGGCGGGCTCGATAGTTCCGTACAATCAGATACCCGCAACATATTTCTCGAGGCCGCGCATTTCACGTTAATCAAACTTGCAGGAAAGGCGCGAAGTTTTGGCATGCACACCGATGCATCGCATCATTTTGAGCGCGGAGTCGATGCCCAGTTACCCTTGCAGGCAATGGAGCGTGCCACCGGGTTATTACTCGATATCGTTGGTGGTAAAGCTGGTCCGGTGATCGACGCGGTCGCCGAGGCGCATTTACCGGGCACCCCAAAAGTTGAGCTACGTTACGAACGTGTGAACCGACTGCTGGGAATTGAAGTGGACCGGGATGAGATCAGCGATATGCTGCTGCGCTTAAACATGCAGGTCAAAGAAACCAATCTCGGCTGGGAGGTAATTCCGCCAAGCTATCGCTTTGATATTGAAATTGAAGCTGACCTGATCGAAGAGATCGGCCGGCTAATCGGTTACAACAATATTCCCGGCAGTCGCGATGCTGTGCTTTCCGAGATGGACAGCTTTACCGAACGAAAGGTCGACGTTAACCGTATCCGTGAGGTTTTGGCTGACCAGGGGTATTACGAGGCCATCACCTATTCCTTTGTTTCATCGGAGCTACAGGATGTACTCGACCCGGGGCAGCAGACGCTGCCGTTGTCGAATCCTATTTCGGCGGATATGTCGGTCATGCGTACCCGCTTGTTGCCAGGCCTGATCCAGGCCTTGCAACACAACCTCAATCGCCAGCAGACGCGCGTGCGGGTATTCGAGACCGGCCTGTGCTTTATCCCCACCAAAGACGGTCTTGAACAGACTCCCCACATCGCAGCCGTTATAACCGGGGGACGTCAAGCGGAGGGGATATACGCGCGGGGCGAGGACGTTGATTTCTATGATATCAAGGGTGACCTCGAGTCGATATTAAATCTTTCCGCTCAGAATGAGCTGACTTATATACGTTCGAATAACCCGATCTTGCATCCCGGACAGGCGGCCGACTTGATAATACGCGGTGACCCCGGTGGTTTTGTCGGCAGCTTGCATCCCGAGGTGTTGAAAAAACTCGATATAAGCCAATCCGTATTTGTATTCGAAATTAAACTTTCAGCGATACTGACGGCAAAATTGCCGAATTTCGTTGAAATGTCACGATTTCCTTCGATCAGGCGCGATATATCAATTACCGTTGATAAAAATCTACCCGTTTGTGACCTGATCGACAGCATTTATGCGATAAAAAATGAAATATTGCAGGAAGTATTTGTATTTGACGTCTATACTGGAAAAGAAGTGAGAAATAATCGAAAAAGTGTCGCTTTGGGCTTGATTTTACAGGACTTTTCACGCACTCTTCTTGACGAGGATGTGGATAAATTTGTTGCTAAAGTCCTCGCACAACTAAAAGAACGTTTCAACGCTGAATTGAGGGAGAGCTGA
- the rplT gene encoding 50S ribosomal protein L20 — MPRVKRGVTAHARHKKVLGKAKGYRGARSKVFRVAKQAVTKAGQYAYRDRRQRKRQFRALWIARINAGARENGMSYSVFMNGLKKASIEIDRKVLSDIAIFDKPAFTALVEKARAGLEAA; from the coding sequence ATGCCAAGAGTTAAAAGAGGCGTTACCGCACATGCCCGTCACAAGAAGGTTCTGGGCAAGGCCAAAGGCTATCGTGGTGCACGCAGTAAAGTATTTCGCGTCGCCAAGCAGGCTGTCACCAAGGCAGGACAATATGCATACCGCGACCGGCGTCAGCGCAAGCGCCAATTCCGAGCGCTCTGGATTGCACGTATCAACGCCGGGGCACGCGAAAACGGGATGTCTTACAGCGTATTCATGAACGGGCTGAAAAAAGCCTCGATTGAAATCGATCGCAAGGTGCTTTCAGATATTGCCATTTTCGATAAACCCGCCTTTACCGCACTGGTTGAAAAAGCCAGGGCTGGCCTGGAAGCCGCGTAA